The following proteins come from a genomic window of Achromobacter sp. AONIH1:
- a CDS encoding FadR/GntR family transcriptional regulator, with protein MNAPADIPAPLPRRPRNLAQGLVESFSERIRGGQIRPGEKLPTESELMRQFGVSRTVVREALSRLQASGLVETHHGVGTYALEPSGGDDFRIDPADIATSRDVMVLLELRICLESEAAGLAAARRSPAQLDAMRQALDAFQQALDGDGDTITPDFQFHLLIAQATENRYFADLMSHLGSAIIPRTRINSARFAQEGRAVYLARVQREHEDIYGAILRQDAEAARAAMRTHLGNSRERLRRAQ; from the coding sequence ATGAATGCACCCGCCGATATCCCCGCCCCGCTGCCGCGTCGGCCACGCAATCTGGCCCAGGGCCTGGTCGAGAGCTTTTCCGAACGCATTCGCGGCGGCCAGATCCGGCCTGGCGAGAAACTGCCCACCGAATCCGAGCTGATGCGGCAATTCGGCGTCAGCCGCACGGTGGTGCGTGAAGCGCTGTCGCGCTTGCAGGCCTCGGGCCTGGTCGAAACCCATCACGGCGTGGGCACCTATGCGCTGGAGCCGAGCGGCGGCGATGATTTCCGCATCGATCCGGCCGACATCGCCACGTCGCGCGATGTGATGGTGCTGCTGGAACTGCGCATCTGCCTGGAAAGCGAGGCCGCCGGCCTGGCCGCGGCGCGGCGCAGCCCGGCGCAGCTCGACGCCATGCGGCAGGCGCTGGATGCCTTCCAGCAGGCGCTGGACGGCGACGGCGACACCATCACGCCCGATTTTCAGTTTCACCTGCTGATCGCCCAGGCCACCGAGAATCGCTATTTCGCCGATCTCATGTCTCACCTGGGCTCGGCCATCATTCCGCGCACCCGCATCAATTCCGCCCGTTTCGCCCAGGAAGGTCGGGCCGTCTACCTGGCGCGCGTGCAGCGGGAACACGAGGATATCTACGGCGCGATCCTGCGCCAGGACGCCGAAGCCGCCCGGGCCGCCATGCGCACGCACCTCGGCAACAGCCGCGAGCGCCTGCGCCGCGCGCAATAG